One Orrella dioscoreae genomic window carries:
- the efeU gene encoding iron uptake transporter permease EfeU: MLIPFLIMLREGLEAALIVGIIASYLKQTGRGAWMPAVWVGIFLAVAVSLFAGAGLQLLRAEFPQKAQELFEALVGLAAVAVLASMVFWMRKVARSIGAGLRASVDAALAGSQRQGLALVGMVFFAVAREGLESVFFLLAAFQQSQGAAAPLGALSGVAVAALLGYGIYVGGVRLDLRRFFRWTGVFILVVAAGILAGSVRALHEAGVWNLWQTVVVDLSGVLPADSPLGTVFGGILGYQDTPTVSEVVAYAGFLVISLYLFLRPAPAAQPVR, from the coding sequence ATGCTGATCCCTTTCCTGATCATGCTGCGCGAGGGCCTGGAAGCGGCCCTGATCGTGGGCATCATCGCCTCGTACCTCAAGCAGACCGGCCGTGGCGCATGGATGCCGGCGGTGTGGGTGGGAATCTTCCTCGCTGTCGCCGTCTCCCTCTTCGCGGGGGCGGGCCTGCAGCTCTTGCGCGCGGAGTTCCCGCAGAAGGCGCAGGAGCTTTTCGAGGCGCTGGTGGGCCTGGCCGCCGTGGCGGTGCTGGCCTCGATGGTGTTCTGGATGCGCAAGGTGGCGCGCTCCATTGGCGCCGGTCTGCGCGCGTCGGTGGATGCGGCGCTGGCCGGGTCGCAGCGCCAGGGGCTGGCGCTGGTGGGCATGGTCTTTTTCGCCGTGGCACGCGAAGGCCTGGAGTCGGTGTTCTTCCTGCTGGCCGCGTTCCAGCAGTCGCAAGGCGCGGCGGCGCCGCTGGGCGCCTTGTCGGGCGTGGCGGTGGCCGCCTTGCTGGGCTACGGCATCTATGTGGGCGGCGTGCGGCTGGACCTGCGGCGCTTCTTCCGTTGGACCGGCGTCTTCATCCTGGTCGTGGCCGCCGGCATCCTGGCAGGCTCCGTCCGGGCCTTGCATGAGGCCGGCGTCTGGAACCTGTGGCAGACGGTGGTGGTGGACCTGAGCGGCGTCCTGCCCGCCGACAGTCCCCTCGGCACGGTCTTCGGCGGCATCCTCGGCTACCAGGACACGCCCACGGTCAGCGAGGTCGTGGCCTATGCCGGCTTCCTGGTCATTTCCCTTTACCTGTTCCTGCGTCCGGCCCCGGCCGCGCAACCTGTGCGATGA
- a CDS encoding efflux RND transporter periplasmic adaptor subunit: protein MSTLFHSSVPAPLRRALPLAAAGLLALALAGCKSEAADSAAAPPPPTVSVAAVSARPIIQWDDFNGRVEAVESVALRPRVSGYIEKVNYEEGQTVKRGEVLFEIDARSYRAALARAQADLARARTQAALARSEAARAQKLASLQAVSTEELEQRRAAADQAQANVQFAQAAVDTAKLDLSFTQVRSPITGRAGRALVTTGNLVTADGQASILTTLVSLDPVHVHFDSDERTYLRYAHMARKGERPDERREGVPVNVGLVGEDGYPHAGRVDFVDNRVDPATGTIRARATLANPDGLLTPGLYARVRLQGSGSFDAMLIDEKAILTDQSRKYVYVVDENSTAQRRDVKLGRKAEGLRIVEEGLKPGDRVIVNGIQKVFFPGMPVTAQAVEMSPAGGQAARLAQTAATPAAQ from the coding sequence ATGAGCACACTGTTCCATTCCTCCGTCCCGGCCCCGCTGCGCCGTGCCCTCCCGCTGGCCGCGGCCGGCCTCCTGGCGCTGGCCCTCGCCGGCTGCAAGAGCGAGGCCGCCGACAGCGCCGCCGCGCCGCCGCCGCCCACCGTCAGCGTGGCCGCCGTGTCGGCCCGCCCGATCATCCAGTGGGATGACTTCAATGGCCGCGTCGAAGCCGTCGAAAGTGTTGCGCTGCGGCCACGCGTGAGCGGCTACATCGAAAAGGTGAACTACGAGGAAGGGCAGACCGTGAAGCGCGGCGAGGTGCTCTTCGAGATCGACGCCCGCAGCTACCGCGCCGCGCTGGCGCGCGCCCAGGCCGACCTGGCCCGCGCCCGCACCCAGGCGGCGCTGGCGCGCAGCGAAGCGGCCCGCGCGCAGAAGCTCGCCTCGCTGCAGGCCGTGTCCACCGAAGAGCTGGAGCAGCGCCGCGCCGCCGCCGACCAGGCCCAGGCCAATGTGCAGTTCGCCCAGGCCGCGGTCGACACCGCCAAGCTGGACCTGTCCTTCACGCAGGTGCGTTCGCCCATCACGGGCCGCGCCGGCCGCGCGCTGGTGACGACCGGCAACCTGGTGACGGCCGACGGCCAGGCCAGCATCCTGACCACGCTGGTGTCGCTGGACCCGGTGCACGTGCACTTCGACAGCGACGAGCGCACCTACCTGCGCTACGCGCACATGGCCCGCAAGGGCGAGCGCCCCGACGAGCGCCGCGAAGGCGTGCCGGTGAACGTGGGCCTGGTGGGAGAAGACGGCTATCCGCACGCCGGCCGCGTGGACTTCGTCGACAACCGCGTCGATCCCGCCACCGGCACGATCCGCGCCCGGGCCACGCTGGCCAATCCCGATGGCCTGCTGACGCCGGGGCTCTATGCCCGCGTGCGCCTGCAGGGCAGCGGCAGCTTCGACGCCATGCTGATCGACGAGAAGGCCATCCTGACCGACCAGAGCCGCAAATACGTTTACGTGGTCGACGAGAACAGCACCGCCCAGCGCCGCGACGTGAAGCTGGGCCGCAAGGCCGAAGGCCTGCGCATCGTGGAGGAGGGCCTGAAGCCGGGTGATCGCGTGATCGTCAACGGCATCCAGAAAGTCTTCTTCCCCGGCATGCCCGTCACCGCCCAGGCCGTCGAGATGTCGCCCGCGGGCGGCCAGGCCGCGCGTCTTGCCCAAACCGCCGCCACGCCGGCCGCGCAGTAA
- the efeO gene encoding iron uptake system protein EfeO: MTAPSPAPRGAAPSRALMRIALAVSILLALAALAAFHYASRLASQDAAPTDDVVQVEIHAGRCEPDSLSVPAGRVTFRIVNRSERAVEWEILDGVMVVEERENIAPGFTQTLNARLEPGDYDITCGLLSNPRGKLHVTPTAASDAARAARPSLTAFIGALAEYRVYLVMQAATLQRDAQALADAIEANDLARARGLYPAARLAYKRIEPVADMFADLDTRLDARADYFARREEDPDFMGFHRIEHGLYARQSLAGLPGAAQALMTDIAALQQRLRELPVTPERMAGGAARLAQDMATLKVTGEEDRYAHTDLSGLQGNLDGLRKIVDLLRPFVARGNAALAETLDGDVAAAQAALEAHRAQGGDGHAGFDSLDAPARRVLAERFAMLATDLASAGQSLGLIGAD, from the coding sequence ATGACTGCTCCCTCTCCGGCGCCGCGTGGCGCCGCGCCTTCCCGTGCGCTGATGCGCATCGCATTGGCGGTTTCCATCCTGCTGGCCCTGGCCGCGCTGGCCGCTTTCCATTACGCCTCCCGCCTGGCGAGCCAGGACGCGGCGCCCACCGATGACGTGGTCCAGGTGGAAATCCATGCCGGGCGCTGCGAGCCCGACAGCCTGAGCGTGCCGGCAGGGCGCGTCACCTTCCGCATCGTCAACCGTTCGGAGCGGGCGGTGGAGTGGGAAATCCTGGACGGCGTCATGGTGGTGGAAGAGCGCGAGAACATCGCGCCGGGTTTCACGCAGACCTTGAATGCCAGGCTGGAGCCCGGCGACTACGATATCACCTGCGGCCTCTTGAGCAATCCGCGCGGCAAGCTGCACGTGACGCCGACCGCGGCGTCGGACGCCGCGCGGGCAGCCCGTCCTTCCTTGACAGCCTTCATCGGCGCCTTGGCCGAATACCGGGTTTATCTGGTGATGCAGGCCGCAACCTTGCAGCGCGACGCCCAGGCGCTTGCCGATGCCATCGAGGCCAACGACCTGGCCCGGGCCCGCGGGCTGTACCCCGCCGCGCGCCTGGCCTACAAGCGCATCGAACCCGTGGCCGACATGTTCGCCGACCTGGATACGCGGCTGGACGCACGCGCCGACTATTTCGCGCGGCGCGAGGAAGATCCGGACTTCATGGGCTTCCATCGCATCGAGCACGGCCTGTATGCGCGGCAATCGCTGGCGGGCCTGCCCGGTGCCGCGCAGGCACTGATGACGGACATCGCCGCCCTGCAGCAGCGCCTGCGCGAACTGCCCGTCACGCCGGAACGCATGGCCGGCGGCGCTGCCCGCCTGGCGCAGGACATGGCCACGCTGAAGGTCACCGGCGAGGAAGACCGCTACGCGCACACCGACCTGTCGGGCCTGCAGGGCAACCTGGATGGCCTGCGCAAGATCGTGGACCTGCTGCGGCCGTTCGTGGCCCGCGGCAATGCCGCGTTGGCCGAGACACTGGATGGCGATGTCGCCGCCGCCCAGGCCGCGCTGGAGGCGCATCGCGCGCAAGGCGGCGACGGCCATGCCGGTTTCGACTCGCTGGATGCGCCCGCGCGGCGCGTCCTGGCGGAACGCTTCGCGATGCTGGCGACGGACCTTGCCAGCGCGGGCCAGTCGCTGGGGCTGATCGGCGCGGATTGA
- the efeB gene encoding iron uptake transporter deferrochelatase/peroxidase subunit — MKDTSPLAPQTCSDTPADTGRRRLLAGAGAVGGLLAAGLAQGQPSAKAKGHQVAEAPRADDRRQDRHPYLGLHQQGILTPRPEAGLVASFDVLARDRAGLERLFRTLTERIAFLTQGGPAPTADPRFPPPDSGILGPDIAPGGLTMTISVGDSLFDARYGLASVKPKRLSRMTRFPNDALDATLCHGDLLLQCCAHAQDTNIHALRDIIKTLPDLLVLRWKQEGTVPAVPLRPGPPESARNLLGFRDGSANPDAEDAALMDRVVWVQAGGDEPAWAAGGSYQAVRLIRNFVERWDRTPLREQEAIFGRRKDTGAPMDGRHEADVPDYGRDPEGKTTRLDSHIRLANARDHASQRNLILRRPFNYSNGVTKSGQLEMGLLFICYQADLEQGFIAVQRRLDGEPLEEYIKPIGGGYFFVLPGVRVAGDYLGRTLLEASAQA, encoded by the coding sequence ATGAAAGACACCTCGCCGCTTGCCCCCCAGACCTGTTCCGATACGCCCGCCGACACGGGACGGCGGCGGCTGCTGGCGGGGGCGGGCGCCGTGGGTGGCTTGCTGGCCGCCGGCCTGGCGCAGGGCCAGCCGAGCGCCAAGGCGAAAGGACACCAGGTGGCCGAGGCGCCACGGGCCGACGACCGCCGGCAGGATCGCCATCCTTATCTGGGCCTGCACCAGCAGGGCATCCTGACGCCGCGTCCCGAGGCAGGCCTGGTGGCGTCCTTCGACGTGCTGGCGCGTGACCGCGCCGGGTTGGAGCGGCTCTTTCGCACGCTGACCGAACGCATCGCCTTCCTGACGCAGGGCGGCCCCGCGCCGACCGCGGACCCGCGCTTTCCGCCGCCGGATTCCGGGATCCTGGGGCCTGACATCGCGCCTGGCGGGCTGACGATGACGATCTCGGTGGGCGACTCGCTGTTCGATGCGCGTTACGGCCTGGCGAGCGTGAAGCCCAAACGCCTGTCGCGCATGACGCGTTTCCCGAATGACGCGCTGGACGCCACGCTATGCCATGGCGACCTGCTGCTGCAATGCTGCGCGCACGCGCAGGACACCAACATCCACGCCTTGCGCGACATCATCAAGACCCTGCCGGACCTGCTGGTCTTGCGCTGGAAGCAGGAGGGCACGGTGCCTGCCGTGCCGTTGCGGCCCGGCCCGCCCGAGAGCGCGCGCAACCTGCTGGGGTTTCGCGACGGCTCGGCCAATCCGGACGCCGAAGACGCCGCCCTGATGGATCGCGTGGTGTGGGTGCAGGCCGGCGGCGACGAGCCGGCCTGGGCCGCAGGCGGGTCATACCAGGCGGTGCGCCTCATCCGCAATTTCGTCGAACGCTGGGACCGCACCCCGCTGCGCGAGCAGGAGGCCATCTTCGGCCGCCGCAAGGACACCGGCGCGCCGATGGATGGCAGGCACGAGGCCGACGTGCCGGACTACGGCCGCGATCCCGAGGGCAAGACGACGCGGCTGGATTCGCACATCCGGCTGGCGAATGCCCGCGACCACGCGTCGCAGCGCAACCTGATCCTGCGCCGTCCCTTCAACTACTCGAACGGCGTGACCAAGTCGGGCCAACTGGAGATGGGCCTGCTCTTCATCTGCTACCAGGCGGACCTGGAGCAAGGCTTCATTGCCGTGCAGCGCCGCCTGGATGGCGAGCCGCTGGAGGAATACATCAAGCCCATCGGCGGCGGCTATTTCTTCGTGCTGCCGGGCGTGCGCGTCGCGGGGGATTACCTGGGCCGCACGCTGCTCGAAGCGTCGGCGCAGGCCTGA
- a CDS encoding efflux RND transporter permease subunit, with translation MNFARFFVDRPIFAAVLSIIIFVVGLIAIPLLPVSEYPEVVPPSVQVRATYPGANPREIADTVAAPLEEAITGVEDMLYMKSIAGSDGVLVLTVTFRPGTDPDDAQVKVQNRVAQAEARLPEAVRRQGVVTAKQSPNITLVVQLRSPDGRYDALYLRNYAVLHVRDELARIEGVGDAQLFGSGDYSMRLWLDPDKIAALGMTAGDVVAAVREQNVQVSAGQLGAPPNPAGSDFLLSINAQGRLVTEEEFGDVIIKTGAQGQVTRLRDVARVELGASDYSLMALLNNEQAVAIPVFEAPGANAIDVSDKVRAKMAELSQRFPDGVEWSVEYDPTVFVRESIKSVITTLLEAVLLVVLVVILFLQTWRASIIPLLAVPVSVVGTFAVLLMLGFSVNTLTLFGLVLAIGIVVDDAIVVVENVERNIAEGLAPLAAAHQAMKEVSGPIIAIALVLCSVFVPMAFLSGVTGQFYKQFAVTIAISTVISAINSLTLSPALAARLLRPHGAPPDLPTRILDRGMGWLFRPFNRFFQRSADGYGNSVSRILGRRGAVFLVYVVLLVVTGVVFKAVPGGFIPTQDKLYLIGAMKLPEGASLERTEALVRRVSDIALKTDGVKNAVAFPGLNALQLTNTPNSGVVFFGLAPAADRKHTAAEIAAQLNARFSQEQEGLVFAIMPPPIMGLGTGSGYSLYVQDRNRAGYGELQTATNTLAGAISQVPGFQYPISSYQANVPQLDAEVDRTKAKAQGVAVTDLFETLQVYLGSSYVNDFTRFGRTFRVMAQADAPFRSTVEDVANLRTRNANGDMVPIGSMVDVRETFGPDPVIRFNGYPSADLIGESDPRLVSSSQALQVVQATADKVLPQGMQLEWTDLSYQQVTQGNAALVVFPLAVLLVFLVLAALYESWTLPLAVILIVPMCLLSAMTGVWLSGGDSNIFVQIGLVVLIGLACKNAILIVEFARELEDKGRSTIDAALEACRLRLRPIIMTSIAFIAGVVPLMLGTGAGAEVRQVMGVTVFAGMLGVTLFGLFLTPVFYVALRKLAMRKSRGDKAAAPLETSHV, from the coding sequence ATGAACTTTGCACGTTTCTTCGTGGACCGGCCGATCTTCGCGGCCGTGTTGTCCATCATCATCTTCGTGGTCGGCCTGATCGCGATTCCCCTCCTGCCGGTCAGCGAGTATCCCGAAGTGGTGCCGCCCAGCGTGCAGGTGCGCGCCACCTATCCGGGCGCCAACCCGCGCGAGATCGCCGACACCGTGGCCGCGCCGCTGGAAGAGGCCATCACCGGCGTCGAGGACATGCTCTACATGAAGTCCATCGCCGGCAGCGATGGCGTGCTGGTGCTGACCGTCACCTTCCGTCCGGGCACCGATCCCGATGACGCGCAGGTGAAGGTGCAGAATCGCGTGGCCCAGGCCGAGGCGCGCCTGCCCGAGGCGGTGCGCCGCCAGGGCGTGGTGACGGCCAAGCAGTCGCCCAACATCACGCTGGTGGTGCAGCTGCGTTCGCCCGATGGCCGCTATGACGCGCTGTACCTGCGCAACTATGCGGTGCTGCACGTGCGGGACGAACTGGCCCGCATCGAAGGCGTGGGCGATGCCCAGCTGTTCGGCTCGGGCGACTACTCCATGCGCCTGTGGCTGGATCCGGACAAGATCGCCGCGCTGGGCATGACGGCGGGCGACGTGGTCGCCGCCGTGCGCGAGCAGAACGTGCAGGTGTCCGCCGGCCAGCTGGGCGCGCCGCCCAACCCCGCCGGCAGCGATTTCCTGCTGTCCATCAATGCGCAGGGCCGCCTGGTGACGGAAGAGGAATTCGGCGACGTCATCATCAAGACCGGCGCGCAGGGCCAGGTCACGCGCTTGCGCGACGTGGCGCGCGTGGAACTGGGCGCGTCCGACTATTCGCTGATGGCATTGCTGAACAATGAACAGGCCGTGGCCATCCCGGTGTTCGAGGCGCCGGGCGCCAACGCCATCGACGTGTCGGACAAGGTGCGCGCCAAGATGGCCGAACTGTCGCAGCGCTTCCCGGACGGCGTGGAGTGGTCGGTGGAATACGACCCGACCGTGTTCGTGCGCGAATCGATCAAATCGGTCATTACCACGCTGCTGGAGGCCGTGCTGCTGGTCGTGCTGGTGGTGATCCTCTTCCTGCAGACCTGGCGCGCGTCCATCATCCCGCTGCTGGCCGTGCCGGTGTCGGTGGTGGGCACCTTCGCCGTGCTGCTGATGCTCGGGTTCTCCGTCAACACGCTGACCCTGTTCGGGCTGGTGCTGGCCATCGGGATCGTGGTGGACGACGCCATCGTGGTGGTGGAGAACGTCGAGCGCAACATCGCCGAGGGGCTGGCGCCCCTGGCTGCCGCCCATCAGGCCATGAAGGAGGTCAGCGGACCCATCATCGCCATCGCGCTGGTGCTGTGCTCGGTGTTCGTGCCCATGGCCTTCCTGTCGGGCGTCACGGGCCAGTTCTACAAGCAGTTCGCGGTGACCATCGCCATTTCCACCGTGATCTCGGCCATCAATTCGCTGACCTTGTCGCCCGCGCTGGCCGCACGCCTGCTGCGTCCGCATGGCGCGCCGCCCGACCTGCCCACGCGCATCCTGGACCGCGGCATGGGCTGGCTGTTCCGTCCGTTCAACCGCTTTTTCCAGCGCAGCGCCGACGGCTACGGCAACAGCGTGTCGCGCATCCTGGGCCGCCGCGGCGCGGTGTTCCTGGTCTATGTCGTGCTGCTGGTGGTGACGGGCGTGGTCTTCAAGGCCGTGCCGGGCGGCTTCATTCCCACGCAGGACAAGCTGTACCTGATCGGCGCCATGAAGCTGCCGGAAGGCGCGTCGCTGGAACGCACGGAAGCCCTGGTGCGCCGCGTGAGCGATATCGCGCTGAAGACCGATGGCGTGAAGAACGCGGTCGCCTTCCCGGGCCTGAACGCCCTGCAACTGACCAACACGCCCAACAGCGGGGTGGTGTTCTTCGGCCTGGCGCCCGCGGCTGACCGCAAGCACACCGCCGCCGAGATCGCCGCGCAGTTGAACGCCAGGTTCTCGCAGGAACAGGAAGGGCTGGTCTTCGCCATCATGCCGCCGCCCATCATGGGCCTGGGCACGGGTTCGGGTTATTCACTGTACGTGCAGGACCGCAACCGCGCGGGCTATGGCGAACTGCAGACCGCCACGAACACGCTGGCGGGCGCGATCTCGCAGGTGCCGGGCTTCCAGTACCCGATCAGTTCCTACCAGGCCAACGTGCCGCAGCTGGACGCCGAGGTGGACCGCACCAAGGCCAAGGCGCAAGGCGTGGCGGTCACCGACCTGTTCGAGACGCTGCAGGTCTACCTGGGCTCGTCCTATGTGAACGACTTCACGCGTTTCGGCCGCACCTTCCGCGTGATGGCCCAGGCCGACGCGCCGTTCCGCAGCACGGTCGAGGACGTGGCGAACCTGCGCACCCGCAACGCCAATGGCGACATGGTGCCCATCGGCAGCATGGTCGACGTGCGCGAGACCTTCGGCCCGGACCCCGTCATCCGCTTCAACGGCTATCCCTCGGCCGACCTGATCGGGGAGTCCGATCCGCGCCTGGTGTCGTCCTCGCAGGCGCTGCAGGTGGTGCAGGCCACGGCCGACAAGGTGCTGCCGCAAGGCATGCAGCTGGAGTGGACTGACCTGAGCTACCAGCAGGTCACCCAGGGCAATGCCGCGCTGGTCGTGTTCCCGCTGGCGGTGCTGCTGGTCTTCCTGGTGCTGGCCGCGCTGTATGAAAGCTGGACCCTGCCGCTGGCCGTGATCCTGATCGTGCCGATGTGCCTGCTCTCCGCCATGACGGGCGTGTGGCTCTCGGGCGGCGACAGCAACATCTTCGTGCAGATCGGGCTGGTGGTGCTGATCGGCCTGGCGTGCAAGAACGCCATCCTGATCGTCGAGTTCGCCCGCGAGCTGGAGGACAAGGGCCGCAGCACCATCGACGCCGCGCTGGAAGCCTGCCGTCTGCGCCTGCGTCCCATCATCATGACCTCGATCGCCTTCATTGCCGGTGTCGTGCCGCTGATGCTGGGCACGGGCGCCGGCGCCGAAGTGCGCCAGGTGATGGGCGTGACGGTGTTCGCCGGCATGCTGGGCGTGACGCTCTTCGGTCTCTTCCTTACCCCGGTCTTCTACGTGGCGCTGCGCAAGCTGGCGATGCGCAAGTCGCGCGGCGACAAGGCCGCCGCGCCCCTGGAGACCTCACATGTCTGA
- a CDS encoding TetR/AcrR family transcriptional regulator, whose translation MLVFWRQGYETTTVHDLTEAMGITAPSLYSAFGDKESLYLEAVGHYRKRYGAGEHSRALLAGAPTAREGVRNLLFEAVHVMGDPETPAGCMVVNSAINCSSSSSRVQAIVADCRAEAEADLRARIERGVRDGDVPATVDAAALAKFYATIIVGMSIQARDGMTCASLQAIIDAAMLAWPQA comes from the coding sequence ATGCTGGTTTTCTGGCGCCAGGGCTACGAAACGACGACCGTTCATGACCTGACCGAGGCCATGGGCATCACCGCGCCCAGTCTCTACAGCGCGTTCGGCGACAAGGAGTCGCTCTACCTCGAAGCCGTCGGCCATTACCGCAAGCGCTACGGCGCGGGCGAGCACTCGCGCGCGTTGCTGGCGGGCGCCCCCACCGCGCGCGAAGGCGTGCGCAACCTGCTGTTCGAGGCCGTCCACGTCATGGGCGATCCGGAAACGCCGGCAGGCTGCATGGTGGTGAACTCGGCCATCAACTGCTCCTCGTCCTCGTCGCGCGTCCAGGCCATCGTGGCCGACTGCCGCGCCGAGGCCGAGGCCGATCTGCGCGCGCGCATCGAGCGCGGCGTGCGCGACGGCGACGTGCCGGCCACGGTCGATGCCGCCGCGCTGGCCAAGTTCTATGCCACCATCATCGTCGGCATGTCCATCCAGGCCCGCGACGGCATGACCTGCGCCAGCCTGCAGGCCATCATCGACGCAGCCATGCTGGCCTGGCCCCAGGCCTGA
- the efeO gene encoding iron uptake system protein EfeO → MTLRKSLIAALLGAWLAAPAHAAVTPLALVGPLTDYKLYVSGELQQLVDGTRAFTDAIKAGDLARARALYAPTRVPYETSEPVAELFSDLDSAIDARADDHELAEKDPNFTGFHRLEYGLFAQNSTEGLAPVADKLMADVLALQKRVADLTFSPEKVVGGAAVLMEEVAATKVSGEEDRYSHTDLWDFKGNVDGARKIVALFGPLVAKEDPAFIAKVDDNFKTVEDILAKYRQGDGYQTYDKVSEADRRALVGPVNTLAEDLSQLRGKLGLD, encoded by the coding sequence ATGACCTTGCGCAAATCCTTGATCGCCGCCCTGCTGGGCGCCTGGCTGGCCGCGCCCGCCCATGCCGCCGTCACGCCGCTGGCGCTGGTCGGCCCGTTGACCGACTACAAGCTCTATGTGTCGGGCGAGCTGCAGCAACTGGTGGACGGCACGCGCGCCTTCACGGACGCCATCAAGGCCGGCGACCTGGCCCGTGCCCGCGCGCTCTATGCGCCGACCCGCGTGCCGTATGAAACCTCCGAACCGGTGGCCGAGTTGTTCAGCGACCTGGACAGCGCCATCGACGCGCGCGCCGACGACCACGAGCTGGCGGAAAAGGACCCCAACTTCACGGGCTTCCATCGCCTGGAGTACGGCCTGTTCGCGCAGAACAGCACCGAGGGCCTGGCGCCGGTGGCCGACAAGCTGATGGCGGATGTGCTGGCCCTGCAGAAGCGCGTGGCGGACCTGACCTTCTCGCCCGAGAAGGTCGTGGGCGGCGCGGCGGTGCTGATGGAAGAAGTGGCCGCCACCAAGGTGTCCGGCGAGGAAGACCGCTACAGCCACACCGACCTGTGGGACTTCAAGGGCAACGTGGACGGCGCGCGCAAGATCGTCGCGCTGTTCGGCCCGCTGGTGGCCAAGGAGGACCCTGCCTTCATCGCCAAGGTGGACGACAACTTCAAGACGGTCGAGGACATCCTGGCGAAATACCGCCAGGGCGATGGCTACCAGACCTATGACAAGGTAAGCGAGGCCGACCGCCGCGCACTGGTGGGGCCGGTCAACACCCTGGCCGAGGACCTGTCGCAACTGCGCGGCAAGCTGGGTCTGGACTGA